A segment of the Pseudomonadota bacterium genome:
ATAATCAATATCGTCGCCGGTTAGCACGAAGGCGCCTTTCAGGCCGCCCTGCGCGGTGCCGCGAACGGGAATACGCGGCGCTGACGGCGAAACCAGCTCCTGCGCGCTATATTCGCGCGCGGCGGGCAGGGCCAGACCGGACGGTTTTAAGCCGGCGGCCGGCGCAGCGGTGGTGGGAAAATTTATCTCCGCGCCGATGAGTTCCGCGGCCACTAGCTCGGACGGCGCAGGTGAGCCAGAGAGCTGAGCAATGGCGCCGAGCACTTTATGCAGGGTGCGGGTATTGAGCCCACGGCCCGCGGTATCGCGATAGGCCCGCAAGGTCCCCTCTGAAATTCCGCCTGCGCGGGCCACCGCACTAACCGTCAGGCCGCGCGCCGCCAGGGCATCAAACAGCGCCCGGCTGGCAGGGTTGGCAGGTGTTTCGGCTGTCATAGCTGCTCCCCCATGGTCTGTTGGCGCCCCTATTTCGTACTATAATGCGACGAAAGCGCGCGGCCGCTAAGCGCATTATAATGCGAAATATACTGCAATATTATTCTAAGAATGATGCCGCTGCAAAGCTCTGCCAAGGAACATCGATCCGGCGCGCAAGTCTCTGCCGACCGCGCGCTCCTTCCGCCGACCCTGCCTGCCGATGCTGCGCGTGCGAGGCATCGGCAGTGTCGCGGCGCGGCAGAATTTCATCCCCCGGCGGTCTGGTAGGCGAAGCGGTGCGGCGGCAACCTCGCAGTGCTGCCGCCCGATCAATCCTAGCCGTTGAGTTTTTTGACCTCGGGCAGGACTTCGGCGATCAGGCGTTCGGTCTGGGAGAAGATTTCCGCGTCGCCTTCGCCGATTGGGCTGAGGATGAATTTGGATGCGCCGGCGGCTATATAATCCTGCAGGCGGGCCATGATGTGTTCCGTGCCGCCGGCTACGATGCGCGGCTCAGGCTCACGCGCTAGGCGGTCGCGGAAGAAGGCCGCAACCGCCTGCACTGGGGCGTCGTCCCAGGCGCCGAAACGGTAGGAGAAGGCGGCGCCGTAATGATCGTGATCGATCGTCCGGCCTTCCTTTTCGAGGGCTAGCTTGATGGCAGAGATGACGGCGCCGACCTCGTCGGCTGTTTCCAGGCCGGCCTGCCAACCAGTGCCGAAGCGGGCGGTGCGGCGGATCGCCGCCTCGCTGGCGCCGCCAAGCCACATCGGCAGGCGCTTTTGCACCGGCTTGGGCGAAATCACTGCGTTTTTGTAGCGGTAGAATTCACCGTCGAAATCCACCGAATCCTCGACCCAGAGACGCGCGATGATCTCCAGCGCCTCGTTGCTGCGTCGCCCGCGGCCCGCCGTATCGGCGCCGGTGGCGAGCCAATCGGCGGCGCGAATATTGCCGATGCCGAAGCCGGGCAGAAGGCGGCCATTGCTTAGCATGTCGATGGTGGCGCATTGCTTGGCGAGGAGGAGCGGATCACGCAGGCCGACGGAAACCACGTTCATGCCGAATTTGAGGCGCTTGGTAGCGCCGGCCAGCGCCGCCATGGCGCTCATGCATTCGAGAAACGGTTTCTCTGAAACCAGACGGTCGGTCTGCCACACCGAATCCACGCCGCCGTCCTCACACATCGCCACCCAGCGCCAATAGGCGTCCGCCGAGGAAAACGGAAAATCCATAAAGCCCAGTCCGACTGCGATCGTCACCCGATTATCTCCTTGCTATTCGTTGCTGCTGGCCAGAATGACTGAGACTTGCCCGTCGCTCAACGTGCCTCTGTCCGAAGCCGCCCGGGCAAGTCGCGGGAGGGCGTCCAGATGGGCGCCGCCGAGGGGTTAATATGGGGGACGTCGGGACGCTCGCCATCGCTTCGTAGCGGGCAGCGATGAATCCGAAACTTCCTGTATCGCGCCTCCGCAATATAGTGGATAGGCTATGCGCTATGGCAAATGACGCGATGCTTGAGATCGATGCGACTGAGGCCCGGCGTTTTATGGAGCAGGGTTTTTTGACCGTCGGGCGGTTGATCGATGCGGCGACGGTGGCGCGCCTGCGCACGCGTTTCGACAAATTGTTCGCCGGTGAATTCGAAACCGGGGTGACGCCGGACGAAGTCAATTGGCAAATCAGCACCGGTGACGAAACACTGACCCGGCAAATCTGCAATGGCTGGCGCGCCGACCGCGCCATCGCCGACGTGGTGCTGCGCGAGGATTTCGGCCGCGCGGTGGCAAAATTGGGCGGTTGGCCCGGGGCGCGCATCATGATCGACAATGTGCTGTGGAAATCGCCCGGTGCGCGGCCGCTGCTGTTTCACCAAGACAGTGCCTATCTCGATTGGTATCGCCCGTCCGATCTTCTGAGCCTCTGGATCGCTCTCGACGACACCACGGCCGAGGGCGGCACGCTGGAATTCGCGCCTGGCTCGCAGCGCTGGCGGCACACCGAGCCGGGGGGTGACTTCCACGGGCCCGAGGATTATCGCCGAAATCTTCGCCACGCCGCCAAGGCGGAAGGGGTGGCGGATATCGAAGCGGATATCGCTTATGTCGAAGTGCCGGCGGGCGGTGGCTCGTTTCATCATGGTTGGGTCTGGCATGGCTCGGGCTACAACCGGACGAACAAACCGCGACGCGCCCTAGTGCTCCATGCCATGCGCTCGGACGCAGAGTTCAATCCGGCGCGTCTCACCTCGGGCACCGGCGCGATTTACGGCCGCTACAAGCGCCTTGGCGACAATGCCATGGACGAGAATTATTTTCCGATAACCTGGCATGAGGACGGCTACCGCACACCGGGCATCGAGAAATATTTGGCTGGAACGTAGCGCCGCCACCATAATCATTTGCGCGCAACACCGAAGGGGTGAAAGCCATGCCAATTGCCAATGGACAGTCCGGAACCCGGATCGATGAGATCGCTGAAGGTATTCACCGCATCTCGACGCCGGTCTTGCCGGGTGACGCGTTTCCACCCGGTTTTACGTTCAATCAATTTCTTATTGTCGATGACGAGCCGCTGCTGTTCCACACCGGTTTGCGCGGGATGTTTCCGCTGCTGCGCCAGGCGATCGAGCTTGTCATGCCGATTGAAAAATTGCGCCATGTCAGCTTTGGCCATGTCGAGGCGGATGAGTGCGGCGCGCTGAACGAGATCCTGGCGGTGGCGCCGGCGGCAGCGCCGCTGTGCGGTGATATTGCCGCCATGACGTCGATCGGCGATATGGCGGACCGCCCGCCGCGCGTTCTGGGAGACGGCGAATCCCTTTCGCTTGGCCGCCACGCCGTCACTTGGCTGGCGACGCCACATCTGCCGCATGCCTGGGAGTGCGGATATTTGTTTGAGAGCATGACGTCTACCCTGCTGTGTGGCGATTTGTTCACGCGATTTGGTGCCGATCATCCGCCGGTCACCGAAGACGATATTCTCGAAGCCAGCGAACAGGCGCGCGCTGGCATGGATTATTACGCCCATGCGCCGAACAGCGGCGAGATGCTGGAAAAACTGGCGGCGACGGAGCCGGCCGTTCTCGCCTGCATGCATGGCAGTGCGTATCGCGGCGATGGTGCGGCAATGCTGCGCGCCCTGGCGGCGCGGCTGGCGGCTTGAGGCTTCGACTATCGGCAAAGACACGGCGATGACCAGCGCCAGTTTTCCGATGTACGACTTCCCCGAAGTCGCCGGCGCGCTGGATGCGCTATGGGCCGCCCTGTCGCGGGCATTGGCCGACTGCGATGATGTGCCGAGCGGCTTGCTGCGTGGCGAAGAACTGGATGCGCTATGGCGCGACGAAGCGCTCTTCATCAGCCAGTGCTGCGGCTATGATCTGGTCAGCCGCTACGCCGGAATCTTGCGCCCCTTGGTGACGCCGCGCTATACGGCGCCGGGTTGCCAGGGCAGCGAATATTGCAGCCAGATCGTGGTTGGGGCGAATTCTGCCATCGCTGAATTATCTGATGCGCGGGGCAGGGTTTGCGCCGTCAACGGGTTCGAATCTCATTCCGGCATGAATGCGCTGAGGGCTTTGGTCGCGCCACTTCACCAGGGCGGTCGGTTTTTTTCCCGCGTGATGCAATGCGGCAGCCACACCGATAGCCTTGCCGCCGTGGCAAAAGGAGATGCGGATATCTGCGCGATCGATAGCGTCAGCCATGCTTTGCTGGCGCGCCACCGGCCAGCGGCGCTGGCTGACACCCGCATTCTCTGCCAGACCGCCTCGGCGCCGGCCATTCCGTTTGTCACCCGTGTCGATCGCGGCGAAAATTTCGCGGCACGTCTGCAAACTGCGCTACTGCAAGTACTCAGCGATCCACAGCTGGAGGATGCGTGTCGCGACTTACTCATCGCCGGCGGCGAAATTCTGCCCATCACGGCCTATGCGCGGATTAGAGAATTCGAAACCGAAGCGGCATCGAGCGGCTACCCAGAACTGCGCTAAAGCGGGCGGCCACGACCGTGGGTTATTCTTCCCATTCCATGTTGCCGCAGACGCCTATGGCTTGGCCGGACACGTTGCGCGCCGCATCGCTGGCAAGAAACACCGCCATGTCGGCGACCTCTTCGGGTTCGATCCAGCTGCGTGTTGAGACGTAACTGAAATAGCGCGCTTCGGCCTCGGCATAGTCCTGGCCACGCTCCACTGCGAGCCGCTCCACCAAACGTCGACCGCGCGGATTGTTGATCATGCCCGGCAGGATGGAATTGCAGCGGATCTTGTCGGGCCCAAGCTCGCGGGCGAGGTTACTGCTGAGGCCCTCGACCGCCCATTTACTGGCGACGTAGGGCGTCCGCAAGGGCAAGCCGGTGCGGGTCGAGGCGGTGGACACATTGATGATGGCGCCGCCGCCGGCCGCGCGCAGTAACGGCACGGCGCGCTTGATGCAATAAAACATGCCGTCGACATTCACCGCGAAGGCGCGGCGCCACTGTGCGTCGGTGACCTCTTCGATCGGCGCGCGCGGATCGCCGATGCCGACATTGTTGACCAGCACATCAAGCCCACCGAGATGGGCGGCGGCATCTTCGAACAGTTGCGCCACCTGATCGGACACGCCGACATCGGCCAGGCTGCCATGCAGGCCGGGATTGTCAGCGAGCACGCTTTGCAGCGATTCGTCGGTCACACAGCAGACATGCACCTTGGCACCGGCGGCGAGGAAACGCTCAGCCGTGGCGCGCCCGATGCCGCGCCCGCCGCCAGTAATGATCGCCCGTTTGCCGCGCAATGAATCCATGGTTTTTACCTTTGTCTAAAGCGTGAGTCTAAAGCGTGAGCATGAGGCGCGGAAGCGCCCGGCCGGGGATCGCAGTCGATGGCGCCGTGCCGGCATCGACCGCGCCCATGCGGCGATAGAAATCGGCGGCGGCGGGGTCGGATTCAATACTCAGGCTGGTGGCGCCGGCGACGCGCGCCGCTGCCGCGGCCCAGTCGAACAGCACCCGGCCGACGCCGCGACGTATGTGACAGGGCTCGACGAAGAGTTTTGCAAGCTCGGCGCCTGCCGACCGCACTACGAGCTGCACCATTCCAACGGTGGCGCCGGCGTCCTCGGCGATTTGCACCAGGCTGCTCCGAAGGTCATCGGGGCCGAGCGTAAGTTCGGTCCGGCACGCAGCCATGAAATCTGCGTCATAGCCCCACAGCGCTTTGGAGCGCATGCAGAGCGCGCTTAGGTCACTCAGTTCGCCGGTGCGGGCTTGGCGCAAGTTCATCCTTGGAGATCCAGCATACTGGGCAACGAGTCCATAGTTTCGGCCCCTGTCGAATGTTTGAGAATGAGGCGCGGAAGCGCTCGTCCAAACGGTTTTGCACCTGCGCTGCGGCGAAGATAAATGCTTGGCTTGCGGGCGGCAATGCGTGGACGATAGATTAGACTCAGCACCCAGCCAAAATTTTTGAATCAAGGAAGCGCTTCATGAGCGACGTAGAAATTTTCAGCGCCGAGGTTTGCCCGTTTGCCCAACGCACGCGCATGATTCTAATCGAGAAGGATGTGGCCTTTACGCTGCGCGAAGTCGATCTTAACGACAAGCCGGATTGGTTCCTGGAAATCTCACCCTATTCAAAAGTGCCGGTGATCCGCCATCAGGGCCGGGTGGTCTATGAATCGGCAATCATCAATGAATATCTCGACGAAACCTTTCCGACCCCGGCGATGATGCCGGCGGCGCCCGGCGCGCGGGCGACGGCGCGCATCTGGATCGATTTCATGAACATGAAACTGCTGCCTTGCTTCTACCGTTTGTTGATGGCGCAGGAGCAGGAAAAGCGGGCGCAAGAGGCGGCAACCCTGACCGCGTATTTCCGCCTGATGGAAGCGGCGATCGCTGCCGAGAGCGCCGGCCCTTATTGGTTTGGCGGTCAGCTGACACTGGTCGATCTGGCGCTCTATCCTTGGTTCGAGCGCCTGCCGGCCTTGGAACATTACCGCGGCACCATGCTCCCCGCAGATTGCACCCGCCTCAAATGCTGGTTCGATGCGATGGAGCAAACCAAAGGCGCGCGCGAGACGACCAACGGCGCCGAGTATCACATCCAAGCCTACGTCAAATACGCCGACAACAGCGCCGACACGATCAGCGCCCGCGAATTCCGCGCCACGGCGTGACGCTGTCGTTGGCCTGATGTTAAGCGCAAGCATGCAAAAATTGTTGCCATGCGGCTCTACTTAATTCAGCACCATCTGGTCAACAAACTGGGCCACGCTTACAACGAGATACTGGCGTGGCAACGTGTCCTGCCGCAACTCGGCTGTGAAGCGACGGTGTTCATCAATCAACACGCGGATGCCGACGTCATTGCCGACACCGGCGGCGTGCCGGTGTTCCCGTTCCGCTCTGGGCAGGTGTTGAGCGATGACCCGGTCATCTCACACTTGCAGAGCTTTACAGTCCTAGGGCGCGTATTTGCCGAGACGCTTCGAGATGCTCTGCCAGATGTGCGGGTAGACGAAGCCGTCATTGTGCCCTTTAGCACCGACATTGAGGTTCACGGCGTGGCACTTTGGCTAGCAGGACTCGCGGCAACTCATCGGCCGAAAGTCACGTTCATCTTTCACAATCCTGATTTCGCGTGGCGCCTGGACGAAGCGAGCAGCAAGCTACGCGGCAATATTTCGTTTCACCGCTTCGCTGCACATCAGTTGAAGCAGCTGTTGCCAGCAGATCGAATGAATTTTTACGCCACGAATAAAAAATTGGCGAAACTCTTGACTGAAGTGATGCAGGTGCCGTTCGCCGAATGCTCTTTGCCAACGGATCAATTCGAAGAGCCGGGTGGCGCGCTTGACGGCGAAACTATTGAACCTATCCATGTCGGTGTGATGGGCCATCTGCGTCCGGAAACCGGAAGTCATATCGTTGCCGGCGTGCTGGAAAATTTTTGCCGCGCACGCCCCGGCAAGCGCATCTTTATTCAGGGTTCCCAGCCGCAGATCGATCAAATATCGGCTCGCCTTGACGCAGTCACGGGGGCCGAATGCATCTATTGGCCGGGCGCCTTGTCGCGCCAAGATTATTTTCGCCGCCTGCAAAGCGTTGAAATTAGACTGCTCCCTTATATGTGCGAGCGTTATGATTTTCGCACATCTGCATGCTTTGCCGAGGCCGTATCGCTTGGCTTGGTTTGCGTTGCGCCGGCACGAAGCTGGATGGCGCGGCAGTTAAAGGCGGGCTGGGGTGCCGGTGTCCTATTCGATGAATTCACGCCGGAAAATATTGGCGCTGCACTGGTTCGAGCCAGTGATGCGCTGCCCGAACTCAGAATCAAGGCGAAGCTGGGCAAAATGGACTGGCGGCAGAAAAATTCGGCCACCGCGCTGGTTGAGCAAGTGATCGACGGATTAAGACGCGCGTGACATCACGCTCGGGCGCCGAAGATGGTCGGCTGGGTGTCTTCGCTGGCCCCTGGCACACCGGGCATGTCGCGCGCGATGGGGCGGTGTTGGGATTCTCAGATATCGAGCGCGCGACGCGCCGCATTGAGTCACAAGAGAGCGATAATGCATGGCGCGTCACTTGGCTCGACGTTTCCGAATTTCTCGGCGGGAGGATTGCCAAGCGGTTGGCTAATCTTGATGTCGTCTATGCCAATTGCGGCCCGCTGGCGGCGCTTTTGTTCGGCTTGCGCGAGGCAAATGGGTTGAACTTCCGCATCGTCCGCGAGGTTCGCACGCTTGGCTGGGTGGGCTATGCCTTCCAGGAATTTATTGCACGGGAACTAGAGCGGCCGGGCGATGTGTGCGCGCATGTATCGAATTATTGCCGCGATGTTTGGGCGCCGCTCGAAACGGCGCGCGGTGCGCTGCAACATTATCCGCTGCTCGAATCTTCCGGACAGATTGATTCCGGTTCCGGCGACGCGCCGGGCGGCAACGTTCGATGTGGATTTTTCAGCCGCGTCACTGCCGATAAAGGGTTTCAGTTCGTGCCTGAAATAATCCGCCGAATGAAAGCCGTCGGATGGGAAATCACGTCGCTGGATGTGTGTGGCTCCAGCACCGACGGCGAAAATTTTGGGAAGGACGCGAGTGCCGCAGTCGAAGCCTTGGGCGTGGCGGTTAATTTTTATGGCGAGCTCGATTACCGACGCACAATGCAGATATTGACGAGTACCGACATCGTTCTGTTTCCTTCGGTCTCAAGCATCGAATCTCTGGGCAGGGTCACGGTCGAGGCGGCGAGCAGAGGCAAAATCGTCATCGCTTCAGATTTTTGCGGTGCGCACGATATTTTCCCGCCCGAATGTCTTATTCCGCTGGTCATCGACAATATTGTCAGCGGCCCCAGTTCGGACTCCTTCGCGATTGGCGAATTGGACTTAGAGCGTTGGACGCCGCCAACACCGCAAGTGACTCTGGCGGCGCGCTATGACGCCTATGTATCCGACAGCGATAAATATCTGCGCATCCTGGCACCCGCCGGCCCGGCATCGGGCAGGAACGTCGAAAACCCGGACGCTGGCGCGATGATCGCCATGGCATTTGATTGGGATCAATTGGCCGAGCGTTCGGCGCAGGATTGGTGTGCCAAAATCGCCATCCGGCTGGCCGCCGAATCCCGCTCGCGAGCGGATTTGCTGGATTTGGGCGGGGCGATGAAGCGCAGTATCGTCGGCGAGGGCTTTGCCCCCGAGGTGTCGTTCAGCGCGTCAGCATAGAAATTGTTGGTAGCCTTCAAACCTCGATTTCGGAACGAAAATCCTCGAATTTGCCGCCGGCGCTCCGCGGTATTTCATCAGGATAACTGAAGTGCAGATCAAACGCATATCCCAGTTTGGCATGAATGAGCGCCTTCAGCGCTGTCTCCTCCGCATCGACCAAAGGCCGCCCGGTGACAAATTTGACATCTATTCTTTCCAGGCTTTTCTGCACGAACTGATATTGCCGGATCGGCGCGATATCGTTGAATTGTCCGTCTCCAAGAACCGGCCATCGCCGTTCACCGTTTGGCAGTATGAGCATGCCGCGCGCCCGCCCGAGGATGCGCTTAAGCACCGGAAGTCCGCGGCCGCAAGCGCAAGGCGGGCCGGCTTCAGCGTAATCGCCGATATCATAGCGGATCACCGGAGTGGCGAAATTGTGTAAATCCGTCACCACCACGCGACCGGTTTGGCCGACGTCGCAGGGCCGCCCGTTTTCGTCGAGGATCTCGAAAATCACATGCTCGGACTGCACATGATAGTGCGGGTATTCGGGGCATTGCAGCGCCAAATAACCGACCTCCTGCGTGGTGTACATATCGACGAGCGGGATATTCCATTCCCGCTCACAGAGCGCCCTCAGCGTTGCCGGCAAAAGCTCCGATAAAGTTTGCACTTCGCGCAGACTCGTCAGCTCGATACCGGCATCGGCGCAATGACGGATCAGGGCCTCCAAATTAGACGGATAGGTGATGAGATAATCAGCGTTCTGCCGCACCAGCCATTCGGCCTGTTGTGCAATCGGTGTTGCAATGGCGAGAATAGTGGCGGGGCCGGTTGGGGCGGCGGAAGCATAGCCGCGCCCCCAATTGCGCAGCAGGACGCCATCGGGATAAGCGGCGGCACCGGATTTGTCGTGCCGGATGGCGGCCAGCTTGCCGCTTAGATCGCAGCGCCGCCAAAAATAGTCTCGCACTGTAAACAGGTTCCAGAACACGGCGGTGAGACCGGTGCTGAGCAATTCGACGGGCTTGCCGGTAGAACCCGAAGTGGTGATTCTACTGGTCTTGCCATGGGCCTTCGGCAACGTTCGTGTCGTCAGATCGTTGCCGGCTTGTTGGATGTCTTCGCGTTTGAGAAGCGGCAGATTGAGCCAGATGCCGTCGTTGAGTGGCGTGTCCGGGTTATAGCCGGCTTCGGCCAAGTGTTTGGAATAGTAGGGAACGTTCGTGAACGCGTGGCGCAGCAGCGTGTCCGCCTGACGAAATTGAGCCGCGCGCAAACGCTCGGGTGGCCACCATTGGCTCTGCTCGAGCTGAAAGAGAAGAGACAGCAGAATATTGCTGATGTGATCTGGGATAGCGGGCCAAGTGACGCCTTCCAGCGCGGATTTGGGAACGGGGATGTGGTTCGCCGATTTCATCGCCGGCGAGCATAACACGACCGGCAATTCCGCAAGGCGGGCGAAACCGGAAACTCCGGATGGTAAATGGACTTCTGCGATGTCAGCGAATTCGGAATTGCGCTAGGTCTCAATCAGGCTAATAAAATCTTCGAACTTGCCGTTGGCGCCGCGTGGAATTTCATCGACAATCTTGACGTCGATGCGATGCGGAAAATTCAAATTGCGCTGCATGGTGGAGATAAACAGCTCCTGTTCCTCCGCGCGCATCGGCCGCTCCATTGCGGCGATCGCTTCGATGCGGTCAGGCGCGTGCTGGACCATCTGCAATTGGCGGATCGGCGCGATGTGGCCCCATTCCCTGGCGGGGAAAATCGCCCATTGCTGAGAGCCATCAGGCAGCGTGATCATGTTTCTGTGCCGGCCCATGATTTTCTTGATGACCGGTAGACCACGGCCGCAATCGCACGGTGCCCCCGCTTCGCCAAAGTCGCCAATATCGTAGCGGATCAGAGGCGTGGCGAAATTGTGCAAATCCGTCACGACGATGCGGCCGGTTTTACCGGCTGCACAGGGGCGCCCATCAGCGTCGAGGATTTCCAGGATCACATGCTCTGACTGGATGTGATAGTGGCTATGCTCAGGGCATTGCAGCGCCAAATAGCCGGTCTCCATCGCGGTGTACATATCGACCAGCGGAATATTCCAATGTTCCTTGCATAATGCACGGAGGCCGGGCGGCAATCGTTCGGAAAGCGTTTCTACCTCACGCAGCCGGGGCAGCTCGATGTTCGCTTCCACGCAATGGTGAATCAGTGTCTCTAGGTTGGAGGGAAATGTGATGAGGTAGTCGGCATCCTGGCGCGCCAACCACTCAGCTTGTTGCGCCACCGGTGTCCTGATGTTGAGAAAACAGGATGGGCCGCTCGGGACGGCCGATGCGAAGCCGGGTCCCCAATTGGGGATCATAGCGCCCGTGGGATAATTGGCTGTTCCTGATTTACTGGGCCGGATGGCGGCAAGTTTGCCGCTTAGGTCGCAGCGCCGCCAGAAGAAGTCGCGCACCGTAAACAAATTCCAGAAGATGCTCGTGAGCCCAGTGCCGAGCAACTCGACGGGCTTGCCGGTCGAGCCGGAGGAGGAGATTTTATGGGTTTTGCCATGACCCTGGGGCAGGGCTTGCGAATTCAATCCGTTGCCGGCCTGTTGGATATCCTCGCGCTTTAGAAGCGGCAGGTTGAGCCAGGCTTCGTCGTTGAGCGGGGTGTCCGGGCTATATCCGGCCTCCGTGAGACGTTTGCTATAGTAGGGGACGCTGGCGAAAGCGTGAGCAAGGAGCGAATTCGCCTGGCGGAATTGTGCGGCGCGCAAGCGTTCGGGCGACCACCACTGGCTCTGTTCGAGCTGAAATAATAGGGCGAGCAGGATATTGCCGGTCATGTCGGGAATCGCCGGCCATTCGATACCGCGCATCGCAGATTTGGGAATGGGAATTTCGTTGGCCCGGGTCATGGCTGGCGCAGCATAACATCGCGGACGGTCCCCGGGCCGAGGAATTCTCCCGCAAGCGAAATCCTACTGGAACCGGACGGCAAGATCGGCGATAGTCGCGCCAGATTCATAATAGTGTGATCACGCTGCCAATGGCGGCGCGTGAGATTGGCCCCCGGCAATGGCGCGGGGAGCATGAGGAGCCCGAAATGAGCGTGCAACCAGCACATAACCTCTCCCTTGAGGAGATGGACAAGCAGAGTTTTCTCCACCCCTACACCGCACTCAAGGATCATGCGGAAAACGGGCCGACGATCGTCGCGTCCGCCAACGGCGTGAACATCACCGACACCAACGGCAAGGAGTATATCGATTCCATGGCCGGGCTGTGGTGCGTGAACATCGGCTGGGGACGCGAGGAAGTGGTCGAAGCGATCACCGCGCAGGCCAGCAAGCTGGCCTATTATCACTCCTTTGCATCGATGGCGAATGAGGCGTCGATCCGCCTTGCCGACCGTATCTTGCGGCTGGCGCCGGACAATATGAGCAAAGTGTTCTTCGGCAATTCAGGCTCGGACGCCAACGACACCAACGTAAAATTGGTGTGGTATTTCAATAATTTGCGCGGCAAGCCGCTGAAAAAGAAAATTATCTCGCGCGAGTTCGGCTATCACGGCGTGACCGTGGCAGCGGGCAGCATGACCGGCATTCCGATGGTGCACACCGCTTTCGACCTGCCGCTGGAGCGCATGCTGCACACCGTCATGCCGCATTATTACACCAAAGCCGAGCCCGGCATGACCGAGCTTGATTTCTCCAAATGGTGTGCCGCCAAGCTTGAGGAAATGATCATCGCCGAGGGGCCGGAGACGATCGCCGCCTTCATCGCCGAGCCGGTGATGGGCGCCGGTGGCGTGGTACCGCCGCCGGAAGGCTATTTCCAGTTAATTCAGGCCGTTTTGAAAAAGTATGACGTGCTGCTGATCGCCGATGAAGTGATCACAGGCTTTGGCCGCACCGGCAACTGGTTCGCCGCCGAAACCTACAATTTCGAGCCCGACATCATGACCATCGCCAAGGGCCTCACCAGCGCCTATATCCCAATGTCTGCCTCGATTATTTCCGAGGAAATCTGGCAGGTGCTGATGAATGGCACACCGGAAGTCGGCGCGTTCGCGCATGGCTACACCTATAGTGCCCATCCGATCGCGGCGGCCGCAGCGATGGCCAATATCGACATCATGGAGCGTGAGAATCTGCCGGCCAACGCGGCCCGCATGGGGACCTATTTCCAGAACAAGCTGCGTAAGGAAGTGGCCGATCATCCGTTGGTCGGCGATGTCCGTGGCGTGGCGTTGATGGCGGGCGTCGAGCTGGTTGCCAACAAGGCCAATAAGACGCCGCTCGATATGAGCCTCAAAGTGGCGCCGACGCTATCGAAATATTGCATCGAGGAAGGGCTCATTAGTCGGGCATTGATGCAGATGAATGCGCTTTCTTTCTCACCGCCGTTGGTGATCAATGAGAGCGAAGTGGACGAAGTGGTCGCCCGCTTCCAACGTGCGCTCAATCGCGTGACAGATGAGTTGGTAAAAGCCGGAACTTGGAAGGCACAATAGCCAGCCAGGAGCTGCCCAAGAATGAAAAACGGGGCCGTAGGGCCCCGTTTTTTATTGCTCGCTATAGCTAAGGAGTGGGACAGTTGGTAATCGTGCCCTGCCACCTTTTGGGAGCTGAAACGTGAAATTCGGACTTTTGTTCGCCTATCAAAATCCGCCCGGCGGCGGCATTCCCTGGCAGGAGCCTTATGGCGATATGCTGGCTTGCCTGCCGCGCGCCGAAGCGCTCGGCTATAGCTCAGCGTTTCAGGCCTCGCATCATG
Coding sequences within it:
- a CDS encoding phenylacetate--CoA ligase family protein, with the translated sequence MKSANHIPVPKSALEGVTWPAIPDHISNILLSLLFQLEQSQWWPPERLRAAQFRQADTLLRHAFTNVPYYSKHLAEAGYNPDTPLNDGIWLNLPLLKREDIQQAGNDLTTRTLPKAHGKTSRITTSGSTGKPVELLSTGLTAVFWNLFTVRDYFWRRCDLSGKLAAIRHDKSGAAAYPDGVLLRNWGRGYASAAPTGPATILAIATPIAQQAEWLVRQNADYLITYPSNLEALIRHCADAGIELTSLREVQTLSELLPATLRALCEREWNIPLVDMYTTQEVGYLALQCPEYPHYHVQSEHVIFEILDENGRPCDVGQTGRVVVTDLHNFATPVIRYDIGDYAEAGPPCACGRGLPVLKRILGRARGMLILPNGERRWPVLGDGQFNDIAPIRQYQFVQKSLERIDVKFVTGRPLVDAEETALKALIHAKLGYAFDLHFSYPDEIPRSAGGKFEDFRSEIEV
- a CDS encoding aminotransferase — protein: MSVQPAHNLSLEEMDKQSFLHPYTALKDHAENGPTIVASANGVNITDTNGKEYIDSMAGLWCVNIGWGREEVVEAITAQASKLAYYHSFASMANEASIRLADRILRLAPDNMSKVFFGNSGSDANDTNVKLVWYFNNLRGKPLKKKIISREFGYHGVTVAAGSMTGIPMVHTAFDLPLERMLHTVMPHYYTKAEPGMTELDFSKWCAAKLEEMIIAEGPETIAAFIAEPVMGAGGVVPPPEGYFQLIQAVLKKYDVLLIADEVITGFGRTGNWFAAETYNFEPDIMTIAKGLTSAYIPMSASIISEEIWQVLMNGTPEVGAFAHGYTYSAHPIAAAAAMANIDIMERENLPANAARMGTYFQNKLRKEVADHPLVGDVRGVALMAGVELVANKANKTPLDMSLKVAPTLSKYCIEEGLISRALMQMNALSFSPPLVINESEVDEVVARFQRALNRVTDELVKAGTWKAQ
- a CDS encoding phenylacetate--CoA ligase family protein is translated as MTRANEIPIPKSAMRGIEWPAIPDMTGNILLALLFQLEQSQWWSPERLRAAQFRQANSLLAHAFASVPYYSKRLTEAGYSPDTPLNDEAWLNLPLLKREDIQQAGNGLNSQALPQGHGKTHKISSSGSTGKPVELLGTGLTSIFWNLFTVRDFFWRRCDLSGKLAAIRPSKSGTANYPTGAMIPNWGPGFASAVPSGPSCFLNIRTPVAQQAEWLARQDADYLITFPSNLETLIHHCVEANIELPRLREVETLSERLPPGLRALCKEHWNIPLVDMYTAMETGYLALQCPEHSHYHIQSEHVILEILDADGRPCAAGKTGRIVVTDLHNFATPLIRYDIGDFGEAGAPCDCGRGLPVIKKIMGRHRNMITLPDGSQQWAIFPAREWGHIAPIRQLQMVQHAPDRIEAIAAMERPMRAEEQELFISTMQRNLNFPHRIDVKIVDEIPRGANGKFEDFISLIET
- a CDS encoding glycosyltransferase; this translates as MTSRSGAEDGRLGVFAGPWHTGHVARDGAVLGFSDIERATRRIESQESDNAWRVTWLDVSEFLGGRIAKRLANLDVVYANCGPLAALLFGLREANGLNFRIVREVRTLGWVGYAFQEFIARELERPGDVCAHVSNYCRDVWAPLETARGALQHYPLLESSGQIDSGSGDAPGGNVRCGFFSRVTADKGFQFVPEIIRRMKAVGWEITSLDVCGSSTDGENFGKDASAAVEALGVAVNFYGELDYRRTMQILTSTDIVLFPSVSSIESLGRVTVEAASRGKIVIASDFCGAHDIFPPECLIPLVIDNIVSGPSSDSFAIGELDLERWTPPTPQVTLAARYDAYVSDSDKYLRILAPAGPASGRNVENPDAGAMIAMAFDWDQLAERSAQDWCAKIAIRLAAESRSRADLLDLGGAMKRSIVGEGFAPEVSFSASA